The DNA window GAGCTGCAGTCCGCGTTCGCCGCTCTTGGCCAGTTTCACCGTGTAGCGCTCGCGCAAGAGCTCCGACATCAGCGCGAGGTTGTCCGGCGTGTCATCCACCACGAGGATGACGGGTTTGGCGGGGGAAGTATCCGGTTCCATTGTTTTTCGCGACCCGCATTCACTTTCGGCGGAATGGCAGACCGCGCAAGATAGAAAAGCTTGCGGCGAACTTCCCGGGGTGGAGTCGCAACCCGGGCTGAAGAATCCTTGACTATATACGCATAGGCAGATATAAACACGACCATGGATTTGGTGCGCATCCACGAATGTCTGTGCGACAAGACGCGCCTCAGGATCGTTCACCTTCTGCTGCAGGGCCCGCTGTGTGTGTGCCATTTGCAGGAAGTCTTGCGGGAACCCCAGGTCAAGATGTCGCGTCATCTGGCCTACTTGCGCCGGCGCGGGATGGTGCTTCGCGAACGCTGTTGCCAGTGGATGATCTACCGGCTTCCGGACAAGCGGTCGCGGTCCCTCGAGGCAAACCTTGCCTGCCTGCGCGATTGTTGCGGCGGGGAGCGTGTCTGTCGCGATGACTCCGCGCGTTTGCGGAAGTTGAGCGGAAAATTCTCGGAAAATTGTCCCCGATCCGTGGGGCCGGCCAAACGCGGGCGCAAACGCCGCGCCGCAACATGAGTGCCCGGACCCCCGCCAAGCGCCTCGATTTCTTCGAGCGCTATCTGACGTTGTGGGTTTTCGCCTGCATGGGTCTGGGCCTGCTCCTGGGTGTTTCGTTTCCCGACCTCACGCGTCGCATCGGCGAGATCGAATTCGGCGAGGGCTCGCATGTGAATGTGCCCATCGCGGTCCTCATCTGGCTCATGATTTACCCCATGATGCTGAAGATCGATTTCGGCGGGCTGCGCGGAGTGGTTGCCAGACCGAAGGGCCTCGCTGTGACTTTGTTTGTGAACTGGCTGGTCAAACCCTTCAGCATGGCTTTGCTCGGCTGGTTGTTGGTCGCGCAGTTGTTCGGCAAAACGCTCGGCTGGA is part of the Chthoniobacterales bacterium genome and encodes:
- a CDS encoding winged helix-turn-helix transcriptional regulator, translating into MDLVRIHECLCDKTRLRIVHLLLQGPLCVCHLQEVLREPQVKMSRHLAYLRRRGMVLRERCCQWMIYRLPDKRSRSLEANLACLRDCCGGERVCRDDSARLRKLSGKFSENCPRSVGPAKRGRKRRAAT